agttaaaaaggcttataattaattatattgtcAACAGGCATGATTTATTGGTGATGATCAGTGGAGGCAGCGGTATAACTCCATTTATCTCCATAATCCGGCAAATAATTTCCCAAACCACAAAACCAAACACCCAAGTTCCACGTGTCCTTTTAGTTTGTGCATTTAAGAACTCTACTGATCTCGCCATGTTAGACCTCTTGCTTCCCATCAATGTCTCTTCTTCACACATGAACCAACTTCAGCTCCAAATCGAAGCTTATGTCACTAGAGATGAAGATCAAGAACAAGAGCAAGAGCAGTCtaaaattgaaacaaaatggTTCAAACCGAACCCAAAAGACTCAGCCATAACTGCACCACTCGGACCCAACAATTGGCTATGGTTAGGTGCAATAATTGGAACTTCATTTGTGATGTTTCTACTGTTGTTAGGGGTTGTTAATCGTTACTATATTTACCCGATTGATGGAAATAGTAATTTGGTGTACCATTACTCGTATTTTGTGCTGTGGGATATGTTTTTGGGATGTGCTTGTGTTGTGATTGTGTGTAGTGGAGTTTTACTTTGGAGGAAGATGCAGAATGAGAAGGCAAGTGTGCAACAAGTTCAGAACTTGGAAATGGAAACTCCGAAGTCAATTGAGGAGGTTGAAAGCTTTCCTCGGCAGTTGCTTGTTGAAGCTACCAAGGTTCATTTTGGTGCTAGACCTGATCTCAAAAGTAAGTTCTCCCACTTACTTTATTTTGTCTTAATGGTATCTAAACTTCAAAATCAGTCATTATATGGCTCTGAATTTTGAATTTACTAATATAATGACTTATGGTGTTTGTGGATTAAGATGTTCACATTCACTTCAATAACAGTGACAGTAGAGttgatgaaaataatatttttaattttttttttagatttgaggtcatttagtgGTTGTTTAGAAGAAGGTTCCGAAAATAGTGAGTTgacaaaaaaaacaattttaattcttagatttttctattttgagatTATCATTAATCATTTTGACTTTTTCACAATAAAAGAAACTATTATATTAGtaaaatacaaaatttaaaGACTATATTATCCAATTTTGAACTTTAGGAACAATGAAAATTGAGGTAAAATTAAGGAGTCGGAGatgtaatttatattaaaaatagttACAATTTACAGCATAATAAGTTCTGGTATGCTCAAAAACCATATTGGGCTAAAGCGTTTAATTGTTAgtgtcaaatacatgaatatcataattaagtacaaaattataactaagtcatatcaccaaatttaattcttaatatattattattctctatatattatgattttacactataatttaaaaattctagactccaattcataaatcataaaccctagaaaatatattctagacttataatttataaattctaatccttaaaatctataaaaaaaaaagtactgatttactagtttgacataatctaaaattatgatttgacacagttgtaaatagtttttaaaagatgaatttctgtataATTTTCCCTAATTGTTATAACACGTCAACATTAGTGTTGATTTGCTAGAAGCAGAGTAGTCTCGAGCCATCATAAAATAAATTCCATAATGATATATGTGAGGTACTCTTTTTATTTCACAATATTTGTTTTTTAAGATTAATGTAcaggaaataaaaaaatataattaattgtaagtaaaatattttattaactttatattaattacatccattaattaatttttatttattctcaaaataaataaataaaaaacaactTAAATAgaggtatatttggtaaaaattaattaatgtgaATAGATTGAATCAAAACATCAAATATTATGGAATGGAGAAAGTATCATTAAGTCTATATATCGTTGAAACTCCTAATCATTTGATAGATTGaacttctattttttattttaatatatcgTATCTTTAATCATTCATTTATTGTGATATTTAAATCTCTATTTATGAAATTAGTTAGTTGGAAACCTCTAATTCAACTTTTACCATTTTTCAACTATAAAGAACTATTTTAAAGctgttaaaatataaatttttaaagtaAAGTTTGTTTTGTTATTTGTGGTATTTTTGTTAATGTTTGAATTGAGGTGTTGGGTTTGCATTGCAGGAATATTGTTTGAATGCAAAGGAACGGATGTGGGAGTGTTGGCATGTGGGCCAAGGTCAATGAGACATGAAGTTGCCAAAATATGTTCTTCTGGTTTGGCAGATAATCTCCATTTTGAATCCATTAGCTTTAACTGGTGATCCATATATATATGCttgaatatatgtatatatacaagctttgttttctttattatatgTGTGGCTGTTATGAGAACATAAATATACAAAAGATAATAAGTTCTCATCACCTTGTTTGGATACTCTGTAAATAAATTTGCTAATtccttttgaataaaaaaaagtttcaaGGGCTATCACGACATCCCAATTAGATTGGCACCCGTCAAAACTAAATTTACTAATTCTAATCCAATGAACTTTACtagtaaaaagaaaataattgtccaactttattttttacatcaacaattttctaataaaataatatcaaCTTTCCTTGTAATCAACCACACACAAAAATGATTGTAATCAACCACACATACACAAATGCCCATGGCTGCCTCTACCCCCCAGTCTAGGATTGTTGCAAATTTGTGAATAAATATCTAACTCAACAAAAGGTAACTTAATGGTAAGGATTTTCTCATGCATAAAAGAGTCGAAAATCATTTAGCTTAAGCAACATATAACAAAATTAACCTTTGAAATTATGCAAATTTAACCTTCATATTTCAAAAGATAaccttaatatataaaattgtacaaatttataTGTAGCAAGTTtgatttttagcattttaacaacaaaaaaaaaattgttaataatatactaaatattttagacataattgatatttaaaatatctaaaatgATGGTTAATAATAATTTGACAAgtccgattttaacaattataaTCAtacatttaattataatttattaaaaactaatttctataatttataataattttatttttatttttctaatataataaattaaaaaaatatattttatattttgggAAGTGGCGTGAACTTTAAGGGATTCCCAATGCATACTCATTACGGCACCTATGGCGCCATAAtgagtaattaaatttaaaaaaaaatactttttttttaactctggttggaaaatatttccCAATCTAACCCTTTTACAAAAATTACCTCAAAAAAGGGATTAACCTGTATAATCAGAGCTGGTTTTTGGTGGTCAAAGGTGTTCCACCTCGAACCCCCTCCGGTCTTTTCtctaagggtccgtttgttttacctgctatttgttgttgttgtttcccATTAcaatttgttgtttgctgtttgaaaatgttgtttttccaaaaaacagagattcactgcttttatataaaaaaaaaattacttttaagCTACAAAAAGCAAACAGgaagtgtctaaccaaacacccaaaactctcattttcaaaatcaaaaggcaaacagaaggtGAAAAAACATTAAACAAACACCCCCCTAGATATATATTATTGCATTAATATAGATCTTTCATCTAAAAAACCTtaaattaaatcataaaaataactcaaatgaaaatataaagttgAAGACAATAAAGTACAATctacaaaaataagaaatatgaAGTAGAAAAAACTAACTAATGGTTCCCTGGAAAATAAAATTCGAATATGAAATTCTGAACCAAAAAAAAGTAGTACAAGCTTATTCCTATAAGATGAAAGAAGTATTATTTATTACTACTTTATAATATGAACGTATAAAACTTgtcatttttattaaatattataataatgaTATGCTTAAACATTAATGGTCCAACTTCTATCGTCCGGCTTTGCCTTGCAGTTGGCGGAGTTCCTAAACCATgattagattaatataataaaCCAAACTATTGTTCAATACAAAAAATTTATTAGCAATAATATATAACCAACCTTGGAACAACGTGAATGAAATTCTATGAAGCACTCCATTATCTTCCGTACGGAAACATACAGAATTGATGAACATTTGCTTATAACTATatgttaggaaaaaaaaaaaacaactatttattccattccattttataagtcattctaaaaatgtttttttttttcagaatatATATAAGTCGTTCTAATTTTccaagaatttttagtttagtatTTCGGTTCAAGcattaaatttttgttttggtCCACATGTTTTTTTAACATATTCCAAGGTTATTCGTCAACCATTACATAAGAGATAAAAGTTTTGTAGGTTAACCaatgtaaattcattaatttgactCTATATTAactgtattttttaatttgtgtgaaacactatataatggaatggatgGAGTAATATCAATCAGTTAACAACAACTGAACTAAACAAATTTTAAGTAAACATATCGAAGGTCAATCAAACCAACTCTAAGAAAACATATTAGAGACCACTTAACATGGCGAATTGCCTCAAACCTACTAAAGTAACAAAGCAAAGTGACAACTTTCCCTAATTTGCCTGTCACAATTACTTGCATTGTGAGAAACGATAAAAACCATCCTATTCATTATGGCACATTCCTGCAGCTCAGGTTAGGAATCAAACTTGTCTATTCACACAGTTCCCACTGATAAGTGACATATAATTTGTCTTTCATTGCCACTCTTAATTCCTCTATATATAAGGTCTCTTTCTTTCTATCAATAAGTATAAAAGATCCCTCAAGACTTGAAAACAACAAAGTTATAAAGGAAAAAACACATGTTTTCAGGATTTAGCGAGAGTTATTCTCGCCAAACAATGACAACCGTCCGATCAGCCATATGGGGGCTGATATCGGTGATCTTTCTGGGTTATATGATGATTTGGGTGATGATGCCTACAGACACGTATTATTTGCACTGGCTGCCTGATATTCAGGCAAAAACCAGTTCCACATTCTTTGGTGAACAAGGTTAGATTTGGCTACTTAAACTTGCAAGAAGAAGAAAGCATATCCCACTATATCTCATCTCATGTTATTTTCTATGAAACTGCAGGTGCAAACACACTAATCCACACATTCCCAATTCTTTTTATTGCCACCTTGGCCTGTTTGTATATCCATATTGGAAAAAAATATGTTTCTGGAGGCAGCAGGTAAAGCTCTTTTACTCAAAATATAACTCTGCCTTTTGGTAGTCTCTAAttcaaagagaaagaagatgAATAGTGTACGGTCAAAAAGCACCATGATATCCCTGATCATTCTGTGTTTGCTGGATCAATCCACGATCTTTTATTTCAACACATCAGACTCactgatcatttatttattttgtcacattatATTTTTGCTTGCCAAATTAGTTAGTTGTTAACATGTTATTCAGTTAAAAGAGCGTCATTTCATTTgcttttaaaattatattttttaccgtttaaaATAAGGTTTTTATTATTTCCCTAAACACAAGTCAaacatgaataaataaataacctaCTTTTGAAAAAGTTAAAGCTACAAAATAGGAATGCAGATGAAATGAATAATGCTCAATTAACCgagttttatattcaaaacttaTTTTCTGATCATCAAAGGTttaatgtgacaaaaaaaaattgatcagTGATCTAATGTGTTGAAATGAAAAATCAAAAATTTAATCTACCAAAATCAGAATTATCAAAAGTCTCGTGATACTTTTTTCCCAGTGTATATAACAAATGAATTGATGGACTGTGGAAATTAAACAGAGAAGTGAATCCTTCGTTTGCTTGGTGGAAGCGCCCGTTGATGACAAAAGGCCCTCTTGGGATTGTTTCTTGTAATGAATTATCATTACTGGGCATATTGCTTGTGTTAATGGTGTGGTCTCTGTACTCTTACTTGCATAGTATGTTCTCATATGCTGCCATACAGGCTGCTTACTCAGGGCTACAAGTGTAAGACTTTCTCACACTTTACTCTTTGACTTAATTTCTAGTTGTAATAGTTTTCAGGAGAATTACATACCTGGTTTAGCAGAAAACTAAACTAAGGTTAGTTCTTCAATTTCATCTCGTCCAATTGGGTTGTTTTGGCAGGTGGGAAGTCAAACTGCAGGATACAGGCCTTTCACTTGGACTTGTTGGAAATATCTGCCTGGCCCTTATCTTCTTTCCAGTGGCAAGAGGGTCATCAATTTTGCAGCTTGTTGGTCTCACCTCAGAGGCAAGCATCAAGTACCATATATGGTTAGGACATATGGCTTTGACCATCTTCACTGCACACGGTTTATGCTACATCATCTATTGGGCCAAAACTCAACAATTATCACAGGTAAAAACAAGAGAGAAGCAATTTTTCcacaaaaagatcaattttacctttatAAAACAAAACGAACAACTATTGCCCCATAGTCGAAAGTCTAGCTCATTTTACACCTTCTCAAAGATTCAATCAGTAGTATTAATGGTAAATTAAGCTAGGGTTCTTTCTATAGGGGTAAAGTTGAACTAGGCTTACCACCATAGAGGCAAGATTTAGCTATTTTGTATGATAAGGATAAATCCACAATAATCTTAAGGCGCAAATTTTCCCCTTGTCCCGACtaaaactataattccctaactACTTGGACGCAATTAGTTTATGTTGCAGCTGAAAATATCTGCAGACTGAGCATACGTTTTTTTGCGAATGGCAGATGCTCAAATGGGACAAGGTCCTTGTTTCAAATGTAGCTGGAGAAATAGCTTTGGCCTCTGGACTTGTCATGTGGGTCACAAGCCATAAGAACATAAGGCGAAAACTTTTCGAACTTTTCTTCTATAGTCATCATCTTTATATTCTTTTTGGTGTCTTCTACATGTTCCATGTTGGCATCTCCAGTGCATTCGTTATTCTTCCTGGTTTCTACCTCTACTTGATTGACCGATATTTAAGATTTTTACAATCTCAACAAAGAATTCATTTGGTATCAGCTCACATTTTGTCATGTGAAACAGTTGAGCTAAATTTCTTTAAGAACCCAGGTGAGATTAAAATTCATAACTTTATGCTATCTTACACAGATTTATAACATGCAACTGAAGTTTGTACCTTGTAGCAGAGTTGAGCTATGCTCCAAGAAGCACGGCCTTTATAAATTTGCCTAAAATCTCCAAGCTGCAATGGCATCCTTTCACAATTACATCCAGCAGCAATATGGATCCTGAACAGCTGAGCATTGTCATCAAATGTGAAGGAAACTGGACTAAAAAATTGTATCAGATGCTCTCATCGCCTGCACCAGCGGACCATCTCGAGGTTGCCATTGAAGGGCCATACAGCCCTCCTTCAACCTGTTTTCTTAGGTGCTTGACAAACCTTCTCATTTCCTAGTGTCAATATTTGAAGCACTTCTAGCTTTTGTTACTAATTACTTGATAAGATGAAGTGCACCTATGATAACATGGGAGAATAATATAAATGTTGCAGGCATGATATGCTAGTGATGATTAGTGGAGGAAGTGGCATAACCCCTTTCATCTCCATCATCCGTGAGATCCTCTTTCTAGCCAACACAACAAATGGCAAGACTCCAAAGATTCTGCTTGTATGTGCTTTCAAGAAATCTAACGGTCTCGCCATGCTAGACCTTCTAATGCCAGTTTCAGGCACTACATTTGACATTTCTCGTCTGCAGTTGGAAATTGAAGCTTATATAACTAGAGAGCAAGAACTTAAAAAAGAGAACCATAATCTCCTCAGAACCATATGGTTTATGCCTAAAGCATCGGATGTGCCTATTTCTGCAGTCCTAGGTCCAAACAGCTGGCTTTGGCTCAGTGCCATAATATCTGCTTCTTTCATCATCTTCCTTCTCCTGATTGGCATTCTTACGCGGTACTACATATACCCCATCGACCATAATTCTAATAGGATATACACTGTGCCTTCAAGATCTGCTTTAAACATGTTCACAATAAGTTTTTCCATCCTGATAACTGCGTCTGCAGCATTTCTGTGGACCAAGAAACATAATTCCAAGGAAATGAAGCAGATTAAAAACACAGATATGCCAACACCAGGAACATTACCAGGCTCAAAGATTACAAATACTGACAGAGAACTAGAAAGCCTTCCACACCAGTCTCTTCTGCAAGCCACCAAAGTGCACCTCGGTGAAAGACCGAATTTAGAAAgtaatttttttcttctctctttctcCAGAACGGTTCACAGAAATCTTAAGATCCTTAACAAAGTTGATGtccaaaacaaaattaaaaggcAATACAGTTATACAACCAGAATGCTACTAGTGGTATTCTCAAATACCGCATTAATGTTTAATTAAACATGCTATTGCATAAATGTTAAAGGGGTCTAAATTCTAATATTGATTCTTGTAGGGATTCTGTTGAAATGCAAAGGAGAGAGTATAGGCGTACTTGTAAGTGGGCCAAAGAAGATGAGGCAAGACGCGGCCGCAATCTGCTCTTCCAGCTCGTCGGATAACCTTCATTTCGAGTCAATTAGCTTTAGCTGGTGAGGCAAAAGAAACAAGGCTGTCTTCTGATCCAAAACTTGTTTGGAGTTTCATAGTTGTAAAGCATATCAGAGAAGCAAAAACAATGAAATTGTTACcaattaaattgattaaaatcGACTATCTCATATATAACTAGCAGAGTAAATAACAAAATGGGATCTCAGATATTATTTATGTATACAAAATAGTGGTGAGAAAGATATTAGCAATCAATTTCTCTCCCCAAGTTCCTCATTAGATTTCAAACATGAGTTCCGGAACATCATTTTCGCTTTTGACCATGCACATAAAGTCAAAAAAGACCAAATTAAAAATCGAATTACAGAGAGAGAACAAAATGAACTACAGAAATTTTTCGCTTAGAAGCATTCCCATCCCCCTTTTCCAACATCCCAGTCGCAACTGATTGCAAACTCCAATGCTTCACCAACGCAATGTTTACCTTCTCATGATTTCCAATGGAACTTGCAAAATACAAAACACAGCACGGTACACCCTTCGGTAATAATATTTGCCTCTCCGTGGTTATCTTCATGAGCCCCACTATATGCCTATTCAAAATTAAACAGAGGATTAAGATACAGTGctttaaccaaattttttaaaCTGGTAAACATGTGAAAAGAGAGAACTGTGAAGAAATGTACCATGATTAAATACTCCATCAAACAAGATTTGAATGCCAGTGCATTAATAAGATTTAGCAAATATTGCAACTTCTTCTGCTGGCTTGCCAGTCATCAAGCACGTTTTATTGCCTTGAGGCTGTTCAAAGGGAAAGCACCTAATGGTTGCTCCTGTTTCTTCTTTCACCTTTAATTCATCGGCATCACTGCGACCAATAATGGCAGCATAACATAAGAAAATACATGCAGTGATGCAAGAATACATCATATTGCATTCTCCTTGCATTTATTAATAGACAAAAGAGATATAAGAAACAATCTACCTAGCTGACCAAGGGCCCCTTGCCCATTTGCCAAGGGATATGGCTGTTTTAAGTTCATCATACGAGCTCACATCCACAATATTACTGCAAAGAAACATTGAATAACATATGAAGAATGCAATTAGTAAGTAATTatactatataaaaaatatcagCTTTAAGTACTTGAATTACATACAAATCCAAAAGCCTATGACAAGGAACTTATACCTATACATGGGTAGCAAAACAGGAAGCTTCCAGAAAACGATGCCATAAACAATGAAAAAAGTGCTGTTATCATAAATAGACATGTAATCCTATTTgaattaaaaaccactcatatTACTTTATCTATTATCTGAACCATCTGCAATGTCAAATTCTGGTAAACTAAAAAGACAGTCCTAAAACAAAATTTGCTCCCTAACCTGAAATCGTGAAAGTACagttattatatatttacttcCCAGAGATTACATATGCATCAGTTCCCGTTTTAGCACTATCAATTCCTAAATATTCCATGAGCATTTCAAGATTCTTGAATTTCAAATCATCATAACATTTGGTATTTCTGCAAAGTGAAAATTCCCGGGGCAAACAGAAACTCTTCACGAGATCCTATCAAGGACTAACTTGCACGCCCTTTTTGCTTGAACATTTTATGTGGTTATGCCCCATACTTGTGGAAAGTAATAGCAAAACATGACAGAAAAATAAAGCAAAGTTCATATCCcatgattaaaaatgaagtagattTCTCAGGAAAATAAATGCTAGAGCGAGAAAACACACCTATCCCGGAATGATATTGCTCTTCCCAAAAGGGATGACTGAATCTCTTCCAACCTCT
The DNA window shown above is from Euphorbia lathyris chromosome 1, ddEupLath1.1, whole genome shotgun sequence and carries:
- the LOC136224909 gene encoding ferric reduction oxidase 2-like, which produces MFSGFSESYSRQTMTTVRSAIWGLISVIFLGYMMIWVMMPTDTYYLHWLPDIQAKTSSTFFGEQGANTLIHTFPILFIATLACLYIHIGKKYVSGGSREVNPSFAWWKRPLMTKGPLGIVSCNELSLLGILLVLMVWSLYSYLHSMFSYAAIQAAYSGLQVWEVKLQDTGLSLGLVGNICLALIFFPVARGSSILQLVGLTSEASIKYHIWLGHMALTIFTAHGLCYIIYWAKTQQLSQMLKWDKVLVSNVAGEIALASGLVMWVTSHKNIRRKLFELFFYSHHLYILFGVFYMFHVGISSAFVILPGFYLYLIDRYLRFLQSQQRIHLVSAHILSCETVELNFFKNPELSYAPRSTAFINLPKISKLQWHPFTITSSSNMDPEQLSIVIKCEGNWTKKLYQMLSSPAPADHLEVAIEGPYSPPSTCFLRHDMLVMISGGSGITPFISIIREILFLANTTNGKTPKILLVCAFKKSNGLAMLDLLMPVSGTTFDISRLQLEIEAYITREQELKKENHNLLRTIWFMPKASDVPISAVLGPNSWLWLSAIISASFIIFLLLIGILTRYYIYPIDHNSNRIYTVPSRSALNMFTISFSILITASAAFLWTKKHNSKEMKQIKNTDMPTPGTLPGSKITNTDRELESLPHQSLLQATKVHLGERPNLERILLKCKGESIGVLVSGPKKMRQDAAAICSSSSSDNLHFESISFSW